One Carcharodon carcharias isolate sCarCar2 chromosome 1, sCarCar2.pri, whole genome shotgun sequence DNA window includes the following coding sequences:
- the LOC121284226 gene encoding prostate androgen-regulated mucin-like protein 1 homolog — MLWNFALAALVLSAELSVKISAQENAAETSPSIFGSTNDLEKSPLSTTQSRAQTSLTTNTESSTKELTKVTTTIPAANSSPNTKSNPPVSGRSVPMISISNKSFASVTTSISTTDENIISNTKSQQSSSLVSQPTDTINTLQSTSTLGQSTNSISSLSTSITTQITGQSDAESNATTTQPSSISQPTSTLAQPTHTNATNSSNTSTLQSTSTLNQSTDIGPSPSRSTPAQTASQSSTQSSSTIAQTTATPSLSRSSTTVNQPTDVTTAPYVTSTITLMESSTTASETTSVTNGKTTIAAVMTTLFSLSMTTPSASHKPSSTTSGETSNIAAPSTQAITMRTEQSADGLSAGSVAAISVVVIIAVLVLFGGVVYFNLRNSAYGRLLDDQDYGSCGNYNNPLYDDS, encoded by the exons AATTGAGTGTTAAAATTTCAGCCCAAGAAAATGCAGCAGAAACATCGCCCAGTATTTTTGGATCAACAAATGATTTGGAAAAAAGTCCATTGAGCACCACTCAATCTAGGGCCCAAACGTCACTCACAACCAACACAGAATCAAGCACCAAAGAACTGACCAAAGTCACAACAACCATTCCAGCAGCCAATTCATCTCCAAACACCAAATCTAACCCTCCTGTTTCAGGGAGATCTGTACCAATGATCTCAATCTCTAATAAAAGCTTCGCATCAGTGACAACAAGTATAAGCACCACAGATGAAAATATAATATCTAATACAAAATCACAGCAATCATCTTCATTGGTAAGCCAGCCAACAGACACTATAAATACATTGCAGTCAACTTCAACTTTAGGTCAATCAACAAATAGCATTTCATcactgtccacatcaatcacaacCCAGATAACAGGTCAATCTGATGCAGAGTCAAATGCAACCACTACCCAACCATCAAGTATCTCACAGCCTACATCAACTTTAGCCCAGCCAACTCATACCAATGCAACAAATTCAAGTAATACTAGTACATTACAGTCAACTTCAACTTTAAACCAGTCAACAGATATCGGACCATCACCCTCAAGATCAACCCCAGCCCAAACAGCAAGTCAGTCCAGTACACAGTCAAGTTCAACCATAGCCCAAACCACAGCAACTCCAAGTTTATCAAGGTCATCCACCACTGTAAACCAACCAACAGATGTGACAACTGCACCATATGTAACTTCCACCATAACCCTGATGGAAAGCAGCACAACTGCATCAGAAACCACCTCTGTCACAAATGGGAAGACGACAATTGCTGCTGTCATGACCACTTTGTTTTCATTGTCAATGACAACACCATCAGCTTCACACAAACCAAGTTCGACAACCTCAGGAGAGACATCCAATATTGCAGCCCCTTCAACCCAGGCAATCACCATGAGAACTGAACAATCTGCAGACGGTTTGAGTGCAG GAAGCGTGGCAGCCATTTCTGTGGTGGTCATCATAGCTGTATTGGTACTATTCGGAGGAGTCGTATActttaatttaag GAATTCTGCATATGGACGATTGTTGGATGATCAGGACTATGGATCATGTGGGAACTACAATAACCCTCTGTATGACGATtcttaa